The nucleotide sequence TTTCCACACGAAAAAATAATTGATTGGCAACAATCATTAAAAGTGTAAATATTATTACAACGAAATGTTGAATAATCCTAATCTGACTTTTATTATGTACTATATAATAAAGTTGTTTTAACGAAGTTGATGTTCAAAAAATTCGACTAGTTGTTGTTTACTAGTGCATTGAGGATGATATGCAAGTTTCAGAAAATACGAACGATGATTTTTTGTTTATCGATGATAGTGATGAAGATGAAATACTTGATCCCACGGTTAGGGATACTTGGAAAGTTTTAATTGTCGATGACGATCCTGAAATTCATTCAGTAACTCAACTTGCCTTATCTGATCTGGTTGTTTTAGGTCGCCATTTAGAATATCTACACGCTTATTCTGGACGAGATGCCTGCAAACTTATCGAAGAGCATGAAGATATTGTGCTTGTTTTGCTTGATGTTGTCATGGAAAGCGATGACGCTGGCTTAGCTGTTGTTAAATATATACGCGAAGAATTAAAGCGTGATGATATTCGTATTGTATTAAGAACGGGTCAACCTGGTTATGCACCTGAAGAAAGTGTCATTAAAGATTATGATATTAATGACTACAAAACGAAAACAGAATTAACCCGTCGAAAACTTGTTACTACAGTTTATGCCGCCATTCGTTCATATCAACAGATAGACTCAGTAACTAAAAACAGAAAAGGTCTAGAAAAAATTATTGGCGCTGCTGCCAACCTGCTAGAACTTCATAGCGTTCATGATTATGCTCAAGGTGTACTGGCTGAATTTAAAAAGCTAGTCGATAGCACTAATGGTGTTTTTTGTGCTCGTGGTCAAGGTATTGTTGAAGGTGCCGATGACTTAAGTTTGTATATTCTTGGTCAAGATGGTCAATCGAATACGAAAGTTAATCAAAAGTTAAGTACTTTAGATAACCGCGTTGCTGCACAGCAAATTACTAGCTGCTTCCAACAAAAACAGCACTTTTTCGATGCGGCTACAACCTCATTTTATTTTGCCAGTGGAGGTTTTCGAGCGGTTATCCATCTAGAACTTCCCCAAGCGTTAACAACCATTGAAACGCAATTAATTGAAGTTTTCTTGACTAATATTGCTACCGGTTATGAAAATGTACATTTATTTCAAAAGCTACGTAATGCAGCCTATAAAGATTGGTTAACAGAGCTGCCTAATCGCTTAGACTTTGTTAATTTATTAGATGACTTTTGTCAAAGTGATGACACTAATTTAGTGACAGCGCTTGTTGATATTAACCATTTTAGCGATATAAATGATGGTTTGGGTCAAGATGTTGGTAACCAACTGCTTATGGCAGTATCAACAAGAGTTCGAGCATTAAGTGACAAAAATCATTTAGCTCGTATTGGCGCAGATGTCTTTGGTATTATTGGTCCTGCAGAGTTTGTTAACCCTGAAAGGTTAATGGCACTTTTCAATCGTCCATTTGCGGCGGGTGAACAAAATTTACCTATTAGTGCTAGTTTTGGTTTTTGCTCTAAACAATCTGCGGGTTCTCGTGGAGTGAAGGTACTAAACCAAATTAATATTGCGCTGAATTTAGCGAAAAAATCTCTGCAAGAACCTTATGTTTATTATCACCAAGAGATGGAAGATAAAACGCTTTGGCGTTTAGGTATGATTCGACAATTACGTACTGATTTTGCTGATAATCGTTTAGAACTTTGGTATCAGCCACAATTAAGTTTAACAACAAGTAAAATCATTGGTGCAGAGGCATTACTACGTTGGAAAACCTCGGATGGTAAGTTCATTTCACCCGCTGTGTTTATTCCGTTAGCAGAGTATTCAGGTTTAATCATTGAGATTGGTAACTGGGTTGTTGATCAAGCCTGTCAGTTATTACGCAGGCTCGCTGAGAGTAAGCATGAGGATGTTAGTATCTCGGTGAATGTTTCTATCCCGCAATTTAAGCGTGACAACTTTGTTGATACGATTATTCAAACCACACAATTAAATAGAGTGGACCCGAGTAAGCTAGAGTTAGAAATCACTGAAAATGTATTGATGGATGAACCTCAAGTCATTATTGATGCGTTAGTGC is from Colwellia sp. Arc7-635 and encodes:
- a CDS encoding EAL domain-containing protein, whose product is MQVSENTNDDFLFIDDSDEDEILDPTVRDTWKVLIVDDDPEIHSVTQLALSDLVVLGRHLEYLHAYSGRDACKLIEEHEDIVLVLLDVVMESDDAGLAVVKYIREELKRDDIRIVLRTGQPGYAPEESVIKDYDINDYKTKTELTRRKLVTTVYAAIRSYQQIDSVTKNRKGLEKIIGAAANLLELHSVHDYAQGVLAEFKKLVDSTNGVFCARGQGIVEGADDLSLYILGQDGQSNTKVNQKLSTLDNRVAAQQITSCFQQKQHFFDAATTSFYFASGGFRAVIHLELPQALTTIETQLIEVFLTNIATGYENVHLFQKLRNAAYKDWLTELPNRLDFVNLLDDFCQSDDTNLVTALVDINHFSDINDGLGQDVGNQLLMAVSTRVRALSDKNHLARIGADVFGIIGPAEFVNPERLMALFNRPFAAGEQNLPISASFGFCSKQSAGSRGVKVLNQINIALNLAKKSLQEPYVYYHQEMEDKTLWRLGMIRQLRTDFADNRLELWYQPQLSLTTSKIIGAEALLRWKTSDGKFISPAVFIPLAEYSGLIIEIGNWVVDQACQLLRRLAESKHEDVSISVNVSIPQFKRDNFVDTIIQTTQLNRVDPSKLELEITENVLMDEPQVIIDALVRLKEQGISIALDDFGTGFSSLSYLQKLPLDRLKVDRSFVNDIAEPGGSIIADTIINLGKQMNLKVIAEGIETIEQEQQLIALGCDEVQGFYYAKPMPADEFFACLEKRNR